The DNA window AGGGTGAGAGCATCGACTATGCGACGCTCGACCGCCGCGCGAGCCGCATCGCCAACGGCCTGATCGCCATGGGCCTGACGCCCGGCAGCCGCGTCGCCTATCTCGGCAAAAACCGGGCGGCCTATTTCGAACTGTGGATGGGCGCGATCCGCGCCGGCATGGTGATGACGCCGGTCAACTGGCGGCTCGCTCCGCCGGAAATCGCCTATGTGCTGGCCGACTGCCGCCCCGCCCTGCTGGTGGCGGACCCCGATTTCGCCGACCGGCTCGATCCTGCGCCATCCTGCCCCGTTCTTCTCACCGAAGCGGGCGGCGCGGGCGATCTCTTCGCCGCATGGCGCGACGCGCAGGCGGATGCCGACCCCCGGCGCGACAGCGGCTATGGCGACCCGGCGCTGATGCTCTACACCTCGGGCACGACCGGCCAGCCCAAGGGCGCGATGCTGACGCACCGCAGCCTTCTTGGCCTGCGCGACGGGGGCGGGCAGGACGACCTGCCCGCATGGTTCCGCTGGTCGCCGCACGATGTCGCGCTGGTCGCCATGCCGATCTTCCACATCAGCGGATCGGGCTGGGGTCTGTGGGCGCTCCAGCATGGCGCGAAGGCGGTGGTGGTGCGCGAATTCGATCCGCATCAGGTGCTCGACCTCCTTGTCGAGCACCGCATCACCAAGCTGATGATCGTGCCCACCGCGCTGCGCATCGTCTGCGACCATCCGCGCGCGGCGCAGACCGACTTCAGTTTCCTCGAAACCATCTGCTACGGCGGCTCGATGATCCCGCTGGATCTGCTGCGACAGGCCATCGGCATCTTCGGCTGCGGCTTCGCCCAGATGTATGGCATGACCGAAACCGCAGGCACGGTCGCGGGTCTCGCGCCCGAAGACCATGACGTGCGCGGCAATGAGCGGATGGCGAGCATCGGCCGCGCGCTGCCGGGGGTGGAAATCCGCATCCTCGATCCGCAGGGCCATGTCCTGCCCCCCGGCGAAGTGGGGGAAGTCGCGATCCGCTCCCCCTCCAACATGGCGGGCTATCATGGCCGCCCGGAAGCCACCGCGCAGGCGATGGACGCCGATGGCTGGCTGCGCACCGGGGACGCCGCGCGGATGGACGCGGACGGCTATGTCTACCTCGCCGACCGGATCAAGGACATGATCATCACCGGGGGCGAGAATGTCTA is part of the Sphingobium amiense genome and encodes:
- a CDS encoding fatty acid--CoA ligase, which encodes MAAERRTIGDYLRGHAQDRGDAVALAFEGESIDYATLDRRASRIANGLIAMGLTPGSRVAYLGKNRAAYFELWMGAIRAGMVMTPVNWRLAPPEIAYVLADCRPALLVADPDFADRLDPAPSCPVLLTEAGGAGDLFAAWRDAQADADPRRDSGYGDPALMLYTSGTTGQPKGAMLTHRSLLGLRDGGGQDDLPAWFRWSPHDVALVAMPIFHISGSGWGLWALQHGAKAVVVREFDPHQVLDLLVEHRITKLMIVPTALRIVCDHPRAAQTDFSFLETICYGGSMIPLDLLRQAIGIFGCGFAQMYGMTETAGTVAGLAPEDHDVRGNERMASIGRALPGVEIRILDPQGHVLPPGEVGEVAIRSPSNMAGYHGRPEATAQAMDADGWLRTGDAARMDADGYVYLADRIKDMIITGGENVYPAEVEQAILGHPDVADVAVIGVPDPKWGEAVKAIVVPVEGATPDPAAIIAWARERIAAYKAPKSVDFAPALPRNPSGKVLRRLLRDQYR